Proteins encoded within one genomic window of Arachis ipaensis cultivar K30076 chromosome B08, Araip1.1, whole genome shotgun sequence:
- the LOC107611679 gene encoding F-box/kelch-repeat protein At3g23880-like, with product MDTHMQIMNKEAKRNAWRGLELVSCSRARTRQLADLSEEMIMEILLRLPTRTLASLKSVCRSWRNLISTPDFTRNHLRRSCLRDSSLTPPRIVYCTHDGWYGGIESFYEQSMLDNNPSEPTKVARFSRGGYRIVGSCHGLLCFFDRNANDHMHAILWNPCTGFIFESPKINGKACFSGFGYDHLSDTYKFYATITKKVPSGVEYSARIYTFGPTSSWRRIDDTPSILLCSRTAYGPCMADNLKGVFLSSGKACTINWCVYDVVLYFDLGKETYGSFTLPDRDSNGYPWTHCTSLYVLRDCLSACYKHRKKQRWIVWQMKEYGEAKSWTTLVTIPFHPQQYDPLQPLYISESNVLFVMSRSFKLVFLCNLNDDSRDFSMIDSCSNGMEYCLYLSQYSSSRIMAYIFHESLVSPNGLQSNSSKMVLHFIKSKPKAKPNLSFT from the coding sequence ATGGACACACACATGCAGATCATGAATAAGGAAGCGAAGAGGAATGCGTGGAGAGGGCTGGAACTGGTCAGTTGCTCCAGGGCAAGAACGCGGCAGCTGGCAGACCTTTCGGAGGAGATGATAATGGAAATCTTGCTGAGGCTTCCGACAAGGACGCTTGCTTCCCTAAAGAGCGTGTGCAGGTCATGGAGAAACCTCATTTCAACCCCTGACTTCACCCGCAACCACCTTCGTCGTTCATGCTTACGCGATTCAAGCCTGACTCCGCCACGGATTGTTTATTGCACTCAcgatggttggtatggtggtatCGAATCTTTCTACGAGCAGTCAATGTTGGACAATAATCCTTCGGAACCTACTAAAGTCGCTCGCTTCAGTAGGGGAGGCTACAGAATCGTTGGTTCTTGCCATGGACTGTTATGCTTCTTTGATAGGAATGCTAATGACCACATGCATGCCATCTTGTGGAACCCCTGTACCGGATTCATATTCGAATCACCGAAAATCAACGGCAAAGCCTGCTTTTCTGGCTTTGGTTACGACCATCTCAGTGACACCTATAAATTTTATGCAACGATAACGAAGAAAGTGCCATCTGGTGTTGAATATAGTGCCAGAATTTATACATTTGGACCAACTTCGTCTTGGAGAAGAATTGATGACACTCCATCTATCCTACTTTGTTCCCGAACAGCTTACGGTCCTTGTATGGCTGATAATTTGAAAGGGGTATTTTTAAGTAGTGGCAAAGCATGCACTATTAATTGGTGTGTTTATGATGTGGTTCTTTATTTTGACTTGGGTAAGGAGACTTATGGTAGTTTTACCCTGCCTGATAGGGATTCAAATGGTTATCCTTGGACTCACTGCACCAGCTTATATGTCTTGAGAGACTGCCTTTCTGCTTGTTATAAGCATAGGAAAAAACAACGTTGGATTGTGTGGCAGATGAAGGAATACGGAGAAGCTAAATCTTGGACTACATTGGTAACGATTCCCTTTCATCCGCAACAGTATGATCCTTTACAACCTCTCTACATCTCAGAAAGCAATGTGCTTTTTGTCATGTCTCGATCTTTTAAATTAGTCTTCTTGTGTAACTTAAACGATGACAGCAGAGATTTTTCCATGATTGACAGCTGCTCTAATGGCATGGAGTACTGTCTTTATCTTTCTCAATATTCAAGTTCTAGAATAATGGCTTATATTTTCCATGAAAGCTTAGTTTCACCCAATGGTCTTCAAAGTAACTCATCCAAAATGGTGCTGCACTTCATCAAGTCTAAACCCAAAGCCAAACCCAATCTTAGTTTCACTTGA
- the LOC107611680 gene encoding uncharacterized protein LOC107611680, which yields MSDRVLLKIYYFGQILLQTTEGVKFICENLLDIVISFIISFEELKGVICEKIDSERARKISCILYRYPIPVFGGFVQYQTKYVTDEASMQEMFSMYIDENRSQISFIELYVEFEQSEADRNILWEDYNSDSEEEFESNYEFVAPNGDEDQGDGTMAPDVTEVANALANEVPFKEPSFMRVLDLEAMHVPEFPEYMTAEIPIVEDGEFHVGMEFSSREAVIKAVKDYSIRRSEDYRLFESEPLIFYAKCTQYGLGCDWLIRVSLISRRYCWVIRRYNGSHTCTRATISQDHSKLDSITIAEAIKPLVEADPSLKVKSVIAEVQSKFNYTVSYRKAWLAKQKAVEKIFGGWEASYEALPIWFEAMCHKEPSAVVHFETMPAYQGDELVGDIRVMHCVFWSYYPCIRSFRHCKPIVQVDGTHLYGKYKGCLLVAVSQDGNNNIVPIAFAIVEGETSDAWHFFLSNLRQHVVTRDGVGLISDRHESINAAVERSNGAWSPLRAFHMFCTRHIESNFLRKFKVPYLQKLVVNIGYSRTVREYEVRYQRLRERRGGVGTRGFG from the exons ATGAGTGATAGAGTATTACTTAAAATATActattttggtcagattttgttacaaacgACTGAAGGAgttaaatttatttgtgaaaatctgCTAGATATTGTCATTTCTTTTATTATCTCATTTGAAGAGCTGAAAGGTGTAATATGTGAAAAGATTGATTCTGAGAGGGCAAGAAAGATATCGTGTATACTATACAGATATCCCATTCCGGTGTTTGGCGGATTCGTCCAGTATCAAACCAAATATGTGACGGACGAAGCGAGCATGCaggagatgttttcaatgtatattgatgAAAACCGGTCTCAGATCTCGTTcatcgagttgtatgttgagtttgaacaatcTGAGGCTGACCGCAATATTCTATgggaagattataatagtgatagtgaagaagagttcgaaagcaaCTATGAATTTGTTGCTCCAAATGGAGATGAAGATCAAGGTGACGGAACCATGGCCCCAGATGTGACAGAAGTGGCAAATGCACTCGCGAACGAAGTTCCGTTTAAGGAGCCATCCTTCATGCGAGTTTTAGACctggaagccatgcatgttccAGAATTTCCAGAATATATGACTGCAG AAATTCCTATTGTGGAAGACGGTGAATTTCACGTAGGTATGGAGTTCAGTTCAAGAGAAGCTGTTATTAAGGCGGTAAAGGACTATAGCATACGACGAAGCGAAGACTACAGGTTGTTTGAGTCTGAGCCGTTGATATTTTATGCCAAGTGTACACAGTATGGGTTAGGGTGTGATTGGCTTATTAGGGTTAGCTTGATCAGCAGGAGGTACTGTTGGGTTATAAGGAGGTATAATGGTAGTCACACATGTACAAGAGCCACCATTTCACAGGATCATTCGAAGCTGGATTCTAtcacaattgcagaagcaataaagccacTAGTTGAGGCTGACCCATCCTTAAAGGTAAAATCGGTTATAGCAGAAGTCCAATCGAAGTTCAACTACACCGTCAGTTACcggaaagcatggttggctaagcaaaagGCAGTTGAAAAAATATTTGGTGGTTGGGAGGCATCTTATGAAGCGTTGCcaatatggtttgaggccatgtgtcataaggagccatcagctgttgtccattttgagactatgcctgCATACCAAGGCGATGAGTTGGTGGGGGATATTCGGGTCATGCATTGTGTATTTTGGAGTTATTACCCTTGTATTAGGTCATTCAGACATTGTAAGCCAATTGTCCAAGTAGATGGGACTCACTTATACGGAAAGTATAAGGGTTGTTTGCTTGTGGCAGTTTCACAAGATGGCAACAACAATATCGTCCCAATTGCATTTGCTATTGTGGAGGGAGAGACCTCTGATGCATGGCATTTTTTCCTTAGTAACCTGCGTCAACATGTTGTAACTCGTGATGGTGTGGGTCTAATATCCGACAGGCACGAATCCATAAATGCAGCTGTGGAACGCAGTAACGGAGCGTGGTCACCTCTAAGAGCTTTTCATATGTTTTGCACCCGGCATATAGAGTCAAACTTTTTGAGAAAGTTCAAGGTACCGTACCTCCAAAAATTGGTCGTCAACATCG GATATTCTAGGACGGTGCGGGAGTATGAGGTGCGTTACCAGAGGTTAAGGGAACGTAGGGGCggggtgggtacccgcgggttcgggtAG
- the LOC107611681 gene encoding uncharacterized protein LOC107611681, with the protein MHWTNRYHYILDELPMPSQHPLDSYMNWYRTKYRNRLSLSNVVGEENDEGNQDMDAGNDDMEGGNQDSDEGSQDMDEDNEDQEPQISLPNPPQQEQPQPSTQYLPQTQFTPSFPTQQQYWGMSQFDPGEGGSFSQLLGFMAADAAQSQYGHQPDFMPGRYSLDARYPGHTSSVASGEFVYVDSSRSDGGRGVLNSQNPSRVNMGLIEEDTNTLERETDEEEDIEEFDEDEESRNDGQALSPNDNIKGYNLQIDPPRRSANRFTPSVFKKAAKKCKNFVKDVKWGMRK; encoded by the exons ATGCATTGGACAAACAGGTATCACTACATTCTTGATGAGCTTCccatgccttcacagcatcctTTGGATAGTTACATGAACTGGTACCGTACAAAATATAGAAACCGCTTATCCTTGTCGAATGTTGTGGGTGAGGAGAATGATGAAGGTAACCAGGACATGGATGCGGGTAATGATGATATGGAAGGGGGTAATCAGGATTCAGATGAGGGTAGTCAGGATATGGATGAGGACAATGAAGATCAGGAGCCACAAATATCACTTCCAAATCCGCCTCAACAAGAACAACCTCAGCCCTCAACCCAGTATCTACCTCAGACACAGTTCACCCCATCATTTCCAACGCAGCAACAATATTGGGGTATGTCACAGTTTGATCCAGGTGAAGGAGGTTCTTTTAGTCAGTTGCTTGGGTTCATGGCTGCAGATGCAGCACAGTCACAGTATGGCCATCAACCTGATTTCATGCCAGGCAGGTATTCATTGGATGCCAGGTATCCAGGCCATACCTCATCCGTTGCTTCTGGAGAGTTCGTATATGTTGACTCTAGTAGGAGTGATGGTGGACGGGGTGTCCTTAATAGTCAAAATCCTAGCCGTGTTAACATGGGACTTATTGAGGAAGACACTAACACACTCGAACGAGAAACCGATGAGGAGGAAGATATTGAAGAGTTTGATGAGGATGAAGAATCTCGTAACGATG GTCAGGCACTCAGTCCGAATGACAACATCAAAGGTTACAATCTACAGATTGATCCCCCACGTCGGAGCGCTAATCGTTTCACTCCTTCTGTATTTAAAAAAGCGGCCAAGAAATGCAAGAACTTTGTGAAGGATGTAAAGTGGGGAATGAGAAAGtag
- the LOC110262406 gene encoding serine/threonine-protein phosphatase 7 long form homolog encodes MSKKYKIKDVDRSELHIIHYLSDPDYKSRMLTCNHPLPPDRYNDRVEDHLRITGFYHVSQIGIVQCQKALVNALIERWHPDTHTFHLPIGECAVTLEDVALILGLPTDGLPVTGMTMSSFEALEAECLLQFGVAPRREDCRSSCIKLTWLRNLKENIELTDEINIQRYVRCHIMLLIGTILLGDKSGAGVHWKFLPLLRDFVNIGQYSWGSACLAHLYRALCRASRYNCKEIDGPLTLLLGWAWIRLPYLSPVPREPRSFPLANRWRNWERTDRRFRYLKLNHFRKAFDELQEGQFVWVAYAVDRVDPNIIPPEIYR; translated from the exons AtgtcaaaaaaatacaaaatcaaaGATGTTGATCGATCTGAGCTTCATATTATTCATTATCTCAGTGATCCTGATTat AAATCAAGAATGTTGACATGTAACCATCCACTTCCTCCGGATCGGTACAACGATAGGGTGGAGGATCATTTGCGAATTACCGGGTTCTATCATGTGTCTCAGATTGGGATAGTGCAGTGTCAGAAAGCATTGGTAAATGCTCTAATCGAACGTTGGCACCCAGACACACATACGTTCCACCTTCCCATTGGTGAATGTGCTGTGACACTTGAAGATGTAGCTTTAATTCTTGGTCTTCCCACAGATGGTCTTCCAGTAACAGGGATGACTATGAGTAGTTTTGAAGCCTTGGAAGCGGAGTGTTTGCTTCAGTTTGGCGTTGCACCGCGAAGGGAGGACTGTAGATCTAGCTGCATAAAACTGACGTGGCTGAGGAATCTAAAAGAGAATATAGAATTGACTGATGAAATAAATATACAGAGGTATGTTAGGTGCCACATTATGTTGCTGATCGGAACGATCCTGCTTGGGGATAAGTCAGGAGCAGGTGTTCATTGGAAATTTCTACCCTTGTTACGTGACTTTGTCAATATTGGACAGTATAGTTGGGGCTCAGCATGCCTAGCACACCTTTACAGGGCGTTATGCAGGGCATCTCGTTATAACTGTAAGGAAATAGATGGTCCACTAACACTTCTGCTCGGATGGGCTTGGATCCGACTGCCATATCTATCGCCGGTTCCTAGAGAACCCCGCAGTTTTCCACTAGCAAACAG GTGGCGTAACTGGGAGCGTACTGACCGACGATTTAGATATTTGAAGCTAAATCACTTTAGGAAGGCCTTTGATGAACTTCAGGAAGGACAG TTTGTCTGGGTTGCTTATGCTGTGGATCGTGTGGATCCGAACATAATTCCTCCAGAAATCTACCGATAG
- the LOC107611682 gene encoding F-box/kelch-repeat protein At3g23880-like, whose protein sequence is MSSGLEFSTRIYTFGSTSSWRRIDDSPFGLFGIPTNHFYMPENGVFFGSSRACTINWIVNHHVILYFDLGKETYAHFTLPDTDSSDYQCKKLCVLRNCLSVCYGYSRTQHSIVWQMKEYGDAQSWTKLAMISFHGLVPLYISETNVLLAISSSFKIVLCNLNAGSVDFPVIDGIKNHYLYQSVRSRMAYIYHESLVSPNGL, encoded by the coding sequence ATGTCATCTGGTTTGGAATTTAGTACCAGAATTTATACATTTGGATCAACTTCGTCGTGGAGAAGAATTGATGATAGCCCATTTGGCCTCTTTGGTATCCCAACTAACCACTTTTATATGCCAGAGAATGGGGTATTTTTCGGTAGTAGCAGAGCATGCACTATTAATTGGATTGTTAACCATCATGTGATTCTTTATTTTGACTTGGGTAAAGAGACTTATGCTCATTTTACCCTGCCTGATACGGATTCAAGTGATTATCAATGCAAAAAGTTATGTGTTTTGAGAAACTGCCTTTCTGTTTGTTATGGGTATTCAAGAACACAACACTCGATTGTGTGGCAGATGAAAGAATATGGAGATGCTCAATCTTGGACTAAATTGGCAATGATTTCCTTCCACGGCCTTGTACCTCTCTATATCTCGGAAACTAATGTGCTTTTAGCCATTTCTTCATCTTTCAAAATAGTTTTGTGTAACTTGAATGCTGGCAGCGTAGATTTTCCTGTGATTGACGGTATAAAGAATCATTATCTTTATCAAAGTGTACGTTCTAGGATGGCTTATATCTACCATGAAAGCTTAGTTTCACCAAATGGTCTTTAA